From the Vibrio vulnificus CMCP6 genome, the window GAAGGCGTTAGATAAGGCCTCGCTCAATGTCTACCCAGGAAGAGTGATGGCTTTAATGGGAGAAAATGGAGCAGGAAAATCCACCTTGATGAAAGTGCTTACCGGTATCTATTCACGAGACGCAGGTGAGATAGTTTATCAAGGTCAATCAGCGCAGTTCAAAGGGCCAAGAGATTCACAACAAGCTGGTATCAGCATTATTCACCAAGAACTAAACCTTATTCGTGAACTGACCATCGCAGAGAACATTTTTCTTGGTCGAGAGATTACCTCGGCGTTTGGGCGTATTGATTGGCCCCAAATGTACGCGGAAGCGGACAAACTGCTCGCGCGCTTGAAAGTGAAGCACAGCTCAAAGACGTTACTTGGTCAGTTAAGTCTGGGTGAGCAGCAGATGGTGGAAATCGCTAAAGCGCTCTCTTTTGAGTCCAAAGTCATCATCATGGATGAACCAACAGACGCCTTGACGGACACCGAAACAGAGGCGCTGTTTTCGGTTATTCGAGAGCTGAGAGAGCAGGGGTGTGGCATTGTTTACATCTCCCACCGTTTGAAAGAGATCTTCGAAATTTGTGATGACATCACGGTGTTGCGCGATGGCAAATTTATCGGTCAGTGCGAAGTCGTGCAAACAGACGAAGATGGCTTAATTGAGATGATGGTTGGGCGCAAGCTTGAAGAGCAATACCCAAGAATTGACGTGGTGCACGGTCAAACCTGTTTAGAAGTGATTGGTCTGACGGGGTCTGGCGTACACGATGTCAGTTTTACCTTAAAACGAGGTGAAATTTTGGGTATTTCAGGTCTGATGGGCGCAGGTCGAACAGAGCTGATGAAAGTGATTTATGGTGCTTTGCCGAGTGAGAGAGGCGTGATCAATCTTGATAATCGCACCATTAATCCGATAAGCCCACAAGATGGTTTGGCAAATGGCATTGCTTACATTTCAGAAGACCGCAAAGGCGACGGCCTCGTCCTTGGCCTTTCGGTGAAAGAAAACATGTCACTTTGTGCGCTTGATAAGCTAAGCAAAGGTGTGCAAATCCAACATCAAGATGAAGTGGTTGCTGTGGATGACTTTATCCAACTTTTCAACATCAAAACGCCATCTCGCGAGCAAATTATTGGCAATCTTTCTGGCGGAAACCAGCAAAAAGTGGCCATTGCAAAAGGGTTGATGACCAAACCGAAAGTTTTGATCCTAGACGAACCGACTCGGGGTGTAGACGTCGGCGCGAAGAAAGAAATTTACCAGTTAATCAACAAATTCAAAGCCGAAGGGATGAGCATCATTCTGGTCTCATCTGAAATGCCAGAAGTGCTCGGCATGAGCGATCGCATCTTAGTGATGCATGAAGGTCGCATTACTGGTGAGTTTGAAGCAAAACACGCCGATCAGGAAAAACTGATGGCCTGTGCCGTCGGCAAAAAAGTATCTGAGGAAGCAGCATGAGTAGTGAAATCATGAGCAAAAGAAAATCAAATGAGACAAACAAAACTTGGATCAGTAAAGAGTGGCTCATTGAGCAGAAATCGCTCATCGCGTTACTTTTCCTCATCGTGGTGGTCTCTTTTCTCAATCCAAACTTTTTCACCGTAGACAACATTCTCAACATTCTTCGTCAAACCTCGGTGAACGCGATCATCGCCGTGGGGATGACCTTGGTTATTCTGACTGCGGGCATCGATTTGAGTGTGGGGTCGGTGTTGGCCCTATGTGGCGCGTTTGCTGCTAGCCTTGTCGCGATGGAAGTCCCGGTATTCATCGCGGTGCCAACCGCGCTGTTAGCGGGGGCAACGTTGGGGGCCATTAGCGGCATTATTATCGCCAAAGGCAAAGTTCAAGCCTTTATCGCCACACTGGTGACGATGACCTTGCTGCGTGGTGTCACCATGGTGTATACCGATGGCCGTCCTATCTCTACGGGTTTTACCGATACTGCCGATGCGTTTGCTTGGTTTGGCACTGGCTATGCGCTAGGCATTCCGGTACCGGTTTGGTTGATGGTGGTGGTGTTTGCGGCCGCTTGGTATCTGCTTAATCACACCCGCTTTGGTCGCTATGTGTATGCACTGGGTGGGAACGAGTCTGCCACTCGTCTATCCGGTATCAACGTCGACAAAGTCAAAATCGGTGTTTACGCGATTTGCGGCCTACTTGCTGCTTTGGCAGGCATCATCGTCACATCACGTCTATCTTCGGCTCAACCAACGGCAGGGATGGGCTATGAGCTTGATGCGATTGCCGCCGTGGTGCTTGGTGGTACCAGTTTAATGGGTGGTAAAGGACGGATTATGGGTACGTTGATTGGTGCGTTAATCATCGGTTTCCTAAACAACGCGCTGAACTTACTCGATGTTTCTTCTTACTACCAAATGATCGCCAAAGCTGCTGTTATTTTGCTGGCGGTAATGGTGGATAACAAAAATAAATGATTTGAACTCTGGAATAACTCTCTGACAGCCAAGTTTCGGCTTGGCACCCCTACAAAAGTACAAAGGACGACAACAATGAAAAAATTGGCAACACTGATTTCTGCTGCACTACTAACCTCTACCGTTTCTCTTGGTGCGCAGGCGCAAGATACGATGGCGATCGTTGTTTCGACGCTGAATAACCCATTCTTTGTCACCATGAAAGATGGAGCGGAAACGCGTGCAAAAGAGCTGGGCTACAACCTGATCGTTTTGGATTCGCAAAACGACCCGAGCAAAGAGCTTTCGAACGTGGAAGATCTGACCATTCGTGGCGTTAAAGCGATTTTGATCAACCCAACCGATTCGGATGCGGTTTCGAATGCGATTCGTATTGCTAACCGCTCCAAGATTCCTGTTCTAACTTTAGACCGTGGTGCAAGCCGTGGCGACGTTGTGAGTCATATTGCGTCAGACAACGTGGTGGGCGGTGAAATGGCCGGTAATTTCATCGTCGAAAAAGTGGGCGAAAAAGCGAAAGTGATCCAGCTTGAAGGTATTGCTGGAACATCAGCGGCGCGCGAACGCGGAGAAGGCTTTATGAATGCGGTTAAAGGCAGTCATATGGAACTGCTTGCGAGCCAACCTGCGGATTTTGACCGCACTAAAGGTCTGAACGTGATGGAAAACCTACTGGCAGCAAACCCAGATGTCCAAGCGGTCTTTGCACAAAACGATGAAATGGCATTGGGGGCGTTGCGCGCCATTCAAGCGTCGGGCAAAGAGGTGATGATTGTGGGCTTTGATGGCACGGATGACGGTATCGCAGCGGTGAATCGTGGCAAACTGGCCGCGACTATTGCCCAGCAGCCAGACCTTATCGGTGCGCTAGGTATTGAGACCGCAGACAAAGTGCTGAAAGGTGAACAGGTTGAAGATTACATCCCTGTTCCACTGAAAGTCGTAACGAAATAATTGTCACGTTATGCCTCTGACGTTGGTCAGAGGCATAAACGCCCGATGCCATTGAGTTTTTGGTTCACGCTTTGCTCTCTAGTAAGCAGAAAACTCAACGTCATCAGTGTCGTTTTACAATGAACAAAGCTCATTCAAGAGCTGAGGAATACCCAATGAACAAGTTAGTGGTTTTAGGTAGTGTTAACGCAGACCATGTGCTTCAAGTCCCATCCTTCCCACGTCCTGGGGAAACGTTACATGGGCGAAATTATCAAGTGATTCCGGGTGGGAAAGGGGCCAATCAAGCCGTTGCCGCTGCACGTTTAGGCGCAGATACGGGCTTCATCGCTTGTGTTGGGGATGACTCGTTTGGCATCAATATTCGTGAAAACTTCAAGCTTGACGGTATTCAAATCGATGGCGTGAAGATGCAGCCCAATTGCCCAACAGGCATCGCAATGATTCAAGTCGCAGACAGCGGCGAGAACAGTATTTGTATCTCGGCGGAAGCCAATGCCAAATTAACCGAGGTGGCCATTGAATCGGATTTGCCACGTATCCGTGATGCTAGATTTCTTCTTATGCAGTTAGAAACCCCTATCTGCGGGATAGAGCTTGCGGCCAGAGAAGCTAAAGCTGCAAAAACTAATGTGATTTTAAATCCAGCACCAGCGCGCACATTATCTGACGAGCTATTAGCATGCATCGACGTGATCACACCAAATGAGACAGAAGCTCAGGTGTTAACCGGGATTGAGGTAGTGGATGATGAAAGCGCTCAGCAAGCCGCCAATGTCTTACATCAAAAAGGCATTGAGATCGTCATGATTACGCTTGGCTCTAAAGGGGTTTGGCTCAGCGAAAATGGCAGGGGGCAACGCATCTGCGGATTTAAAGTCGACGTCACCGATACAACCGCCGCGGGAGATACTTTTAATGGGGCATTGGTCACTGGTTTATTGGAGGATATGCCTTTAGAATCAGCGATTAAGTTTGCTCATGCAGCGGCGGCGATTTCAGTGACTCGATTTGGAGCGCAAACTTCTATTCCAACCCGTAAAGAGGTCGATGAGTTTTTAGCCGCGCACAGTTAGCCAATAATTAGGAGAACAACATGGCTACGATGAAAGATATTGCAAAGCTTGCTGGTGTTTCCACATCAACCGTTAGCCATGTTATTAATAAGACCCGTTTTGTCAGTGAAGAAATTGCAGAACGGGTGAATCATGCCGCTAAAGAGCTCAACTATTTTGCCCCTTCCGCCTTAGCCCGCAGTTTAAAAGTCAACCGAACCAATACCATCGGAATGCTTGTGACGACCTCAACCAACCCTTTTTTTGGTGAAGTGGTTAAAGGGGTAGAGCGCAGCTGTTATCAAAAAGGGTACAACTTAATTCTCTGCAATACGGAAGGCGACCACGAGAGGATGAAATCGTCGATAATGACCTTGCTGCAAAAACGCGTCGATGGTTTGATTCTGATGTGTTCTTCGCTTGAAGGTGAGCGTTTGGATGTGTTTGAGCGCTACCCTGATATTCCCGTGGTAGTCATGGATTGGGGGCCGATGCTGTTTAGTAGCGATAAGATTCAGGACAACTCGTTACGTGGTGGCTATCTTGCCGCGAATCACCTCATTCAAATGGGGCATAAAGAGATTGGCTGTATTACTGGCCCACTGATTAAACATCAAGCTCAAATGCGTTATGAAGGCTATAAGCGGGCGCTCAATGAGCACGGATTGCCGTTCAACCCTGCGTGGATTGTGGAAGCGGACTTTGAATGTGAAGGCGGCTATCAAGCATTCAAAAAAATCGTCGCCAAAGGCCCTTTGCCAAGCGCTTTGTTTGTTTGCAATGACATGATGGCGATGGGGGTGATCAATGCTGCCAATGAGGTGGGGGTGGAGATTCCTCATGACCTTTCTATTATCGGTTATGACGATATTCACATCGCTAAATTTATGACGCCTTCGCTTACCACTATTCATCAACCCAAATATCGTTTAGGCCAAGCAGCGGTAGAGACCCTATTAAAGAAAATTAATAAAGAGACCGCAGAAGTGCAGGTAGTACAGCTTGAACCGACGTTGATTGAGAGAAACAGTGTCGTTGAGTGGCATGACAATGAGATCTAGTTCATTGTTAGTAACTCTAAGTAAAAAATAGTTACATAGTTGTTTGCTTTTATGCCAATCTAGGTGTGACTTCGCTTGGAATAATTAGCTCACCGAATGATTCGCTTGTTATATCGTCTGAAAATTTTAAGGATGTGATTTTCAGCCAAAAATAGCGAAATAGAGTTGTTTATTGGAATAGCGTGTGGTCTTATTGATACATTAATAAGTAAGGTTTGATAAGTTGAAGTATGATTGGTAGAAAATACGCCCATTTTTCGGTTAAACATCCTTGGATACACCGTTTTAACCTACTAGTAGCGCTCATGATCTTTGCGGTAAGCTGCTACGAGCTACTAGCCAATGAAAACTTATGGTACGGCCTAGGGACACTATTCACATTTGTTTTGTTGCTTGTATTTGCCTCTGCATCTGAGTTTAAACGAAAATACCTTTCTCATGAGTAAATGAGAGAGCAATTGAAAAGGCACTAACGTAGGTGCCTTTTTTGTCTTTCCTTGAGCGATACTTGCCCCCTTTCTCCTGCATTCTAGTTTTCGTTTGT encodes:
- the rbsA gene encoding ribose ABC transporter ATP-binding protein RbsA, translated to MNQAILQLSEIEKAFPGVKALDKASLNVYPGRVMALMGENGAGKSTLMKVLTGIYSRDAGEIVYQGQSAQFKGPRDSQQAGISIIHQELNLIRELTIAENIFLGREITSAFGRIDWPQMYAEADKLLARLKVKHSSKTLLGQLSLGEQQMVEIAKALSFESKVIIMDEPTDALTDTETEALFSVIRELREQGCGIVYISHRLKEIFEICDDITVLRDGKFIGQCEVVQTDEDGLIEMMVGRKLEEQYPRIDVVHGQTCLEVIGLTGSGVHDVSFTLKRGEILGISGLMGAGRTELMKVIYGALPSERGVINLDNRTINPISPQDGLANGIAYISEDRKGDGLVLGLSVKENMSLCALDKLSKGVQIQHQDEVVAVDDFIQLFNIKTPSREQIIGNLSGGNQQKVAIAKGLMTKPKVLILDEPTRGVDVGAKKEIYQLINKFKAEGMSIILVSSEMPEVLGMSDRILVMHEGRITGEFEAKHADQEKLMACAVGKKVSEEAA
- the rbsC gene encoding ribose ABC transporter permease translates to MSSEIMSKRKSNETNKTWISKEWLIEQKSLIALLFLIVVVSFLNPNFFTVDNILNILRQTSVNAIIAVGMTLVILTAGIDLSVGSVLALCGAFAASLVAMEVPVFIAVPTALLAGATLGAISGIIIAKGKVQAFIATLVTMTLLRGVTMVYTDGRPISTGFTDTADAFAWFGTGYALGIPVPVWLMVVVFAAAWYLLNHTRFGRYVYALGGNESATRLSGINVDKVKIGVYAICGLLAALAGIIVTSRLSSAQPTAGMGYELDAIAAVVLGGTSLMGGKGRIMGTLIGALIIGFLNNALNLLDVSSYYQMIAKAAVILLAVMVDNKNK
- the rbsB gene encoding ribose ABC transporter substrate-binding protein RbsB encodes the protein MKKLATLISAALLTSTVSLGAQAQDTMAIVVSTLNNPFFVTMKDGAETRAKELGYNLIVLDSQNDPSKELSNVEDLTIRGVKAILINPTDSDAVSNAIRIANRSKIPVLTLDRGASRGDVVSHIASDNVVGGEMAGNFIVEKVGEKAKVIQLEGIAGTSAARERGEGFMNAVKGSHMELLASQPADFDRTKGLNVMENLLAANPDVQAVFAQNDEMALGALRAIQASGKEVMIVGFDGTDDGIAAVNRGKLAATIAQQPDLIGALGIETADKVLKGEQVEDYIPVPLKVVTK
- the rbsK gene encoding ribokinase is translated as MNKLVVLGSVNADHVLQVPSFPRPGETLHGRNYQVIPGGKGANQAVAAARLGADTGFIACVGDDSFGINIRENFKLDGIQIDGVKMQPNCPTGIAMIQVADSGENSICISAEANAKLTEVAIESDLPRIRDARFLLMQLETPICGIELAAREAKAAKTNVILNPAPARTLSDELLACIDVITPNETEAQVLTGIEVVDDESAQQAANVLHQKGIEIVMITLGSKGVWLSENGRGQRICGFKVDVTDTTAAGDTFNGALVTGLLEDMPLESAIKFAHAAAAISVTRFGAQTSIPTRKEVDEFLAAHS
- a CDS encoding substrate-binding domain-containing protein, with the protein product MATMKDIAKLAGVSTSTVSHVINKTRFVSEEIAERVNHAAKELNYFAPSALARSLKVNRTNTIGMLVTTSTNPFFGEVVKGVERSCYQKGYNLILCNTEGDHERMKSSIMTLLQKRVDGLILMCSSLEGERLDVFERYPDIPVVVMDWGPMLFSSDKIQDNSLRGGYLAANHLIQMGHKEIGCITGPLIKHQAQMRYEGYKRALNEHGLPFNPAWIVEADFECEGGYQAFKKIVAKGPLPSALFVCNDMMAMGVINAANEVGVEIPHDLSIIGYDDIHIAKFMTPSLTTIHQPKYRLGQAAVETLLKKINKETAEVQVVQLEPTLIERNSVVEWHDNEI